In Lates calcarifer isolate ASB-BC8 linkage group LG23, TLL_Latcal_v3, whole genome shotgun sequence, a single genomic region encodes these proteins:
- the myocd gene encoding myocardin isoform X3 — MTLLGSEHSILIRSKFRSVLQLRLQQRRTREQLADQGIMPHPASDGSSLEAQLRLKRARLAEDLNEKLALRPGPLELVQKNIIPLDSADMTTVNHGKFPKQDDSYAFEEDSSSESLSPEQHHSDESQGSACPSSEAVGSAPSSSSSPALTSPRQGGANRDPPDQSQDEGLSGASNSQTTPPIPVPAIVKSKTSDKNRHKKPKDVKPKVKKLKYHQYIPPDQKAEKSPPPMDSAYARLLQQQQLFLQLQILSQQKHSHTHSQTQQSQQHTHTPQTQAQAQAQQRQPAFSYQPHPPAQIQKGSTDQISACSSSGPSSTANSNSSSPVKNTYPTQSNISPVKPGPLPANLDDLKVSELRQHLRIRGMPVSGTKTALIERLRPFKDSNTSSSPSGSSDITTVTFPVTPTGSLSSYQSPSSSSALSQGGYYPYPSTSSTPPISPASSELSLSGSLPDSFSDVPMSSPTQFALQPSPAQLSMEDGLGGGTQGSGGQRAGESGGMDGLEAEKDKMLVEKQKVIEELTWKLHQEQRQVEELKMQLHKRKRCYGATQDAVPPPSHPSMHHQQTPAMMGQHFFGVTIKQEPMSLSSSCPLSSPKQLKSPAGSCMEDMGHCNASVSSLGGAGGPQCMDTAPSSGSPSTMSAFLSPQCSPQDSPSGKPSSSPQPSSPNNPYLLSPPLGRDGCVHPHTSASNRGRSMQIQQKSGSQPVNCSYPSDQRGLQGVFPPPADCGLNHSSSAKAESQNMQPKMSVLPSPRHVGQKSQVSPPAFSSSDSDASDLRQPPCYEDAVKQQLTRSQQMDELLDVLIESGEMPANAREERERSSVTKVVPHITVSPGCPGLLIPRFHRHYEHLYPTQPPYDHSANHIAESHLETLLGSPVGRGGDVALLKMAPEDGGLEDEGNRDGEGYGSPHTHHRHPHHPPQDKPLTGRDQMDTPLSPLSTKVSTFPEVQGMVSMTFSETPWETMEWLDLMPPSSATAFSVAPPSGPSIFNTEFLDVTDINLNSAMDLHLEHW, encoded by the exons TCCTACAGTTAAGACTTCAGCAGAGGAGGACACGAGAACAGCTGGCAGACCAAGGCATCATGCCTC ACCCGGCCTCGGACGGCTCCTCTCTGGAGGCCCAGCTGAGGCTAAAGCGAGCCCGGCTTGCCGAGGACCTGAATGAGAAGCTGGCTCTCAGGCCGGGGCCCCTGGAGCTGGTCCAAAAGAATATCATTCCCCTAGACTCTGCCGACATGACGACAG TAAACCATGGTAAGTTCCCTAAGCAGGATGACTCTTATGCGTTTGAGgaggacagcagcagtgagagtcTGTCTCCAGAGCAGCACCACAGTGACGAGTCACAGGGCTCAGCCTGTCCGTCCTCTGAGGCTGTGGGCAGCGCgccctcctcctcgtcctcgcCTGCTCTCACCAGCCCACGACAG GGGGGTGCAAACAGAGACCCACCTGATCAAAGCCAGGATGAAGGGCTGTCTGGTGCCAGCAACAGCCAGACCACTCCCCCTATACCTGTTCCTGCTATTGTCAAG TCCAAGACATCAGACAAGAACCGACACAAGAAACCCAAAGATGTGAAGCCCAAAGTGAAGAAGCTCAAGTACCACCAGTACATTCCTCCGGACCAGAAGGCGGAGAAGTCCCCTCCGCCCATGGACTCGGCCTACGCCCggctcctgcagcagcagcagctcttcctgcagctgcagatcCTCAGCCAGCAgaaacactctcacacacactcacagacgcAGCAGTcgcagcagcacacacacactccgcaGACGCAGGCCCAGGCCCAGGCTCAGCAGAGACAGCCCGCTTTCAGCTACCAGCCTCACCCACCGGCCCAGATCCAGAA AGGATCCACTGATCAGATATCAGCTTGTAGCTCCAGCGGTCCGTCCAGTACAGCCAACAGTAactcctcctctccagtcaAGAACACATATCCCACCCAAAGTAACATCTCACCGGTCAAACCTGGGCCCCTGCCAGCCAATCTAGATGACCTAAAG GTATCAGAGCTCAGGCAGCACCTGCGTATCCGTGGCATGCCTGTCTCAGGAACCAAGACCGCCCTCATCGAGCGACTCCGGCCCTTCAAGGACTCCAACACCAGCTCCTCGCCCTCAGGCTCCTCCGACATCACCACGGTGACCTTCCCCGTCACACCCACAGGATCCCTGTCCTCCTACCAGTCCCCGTCCTCCTCCAGCGCCCTGTCTCAGGGAGGCTACTACCCATACCCCAGCACCTCCTCAACTCCTCCCATCTCCCCGGCCTCCTCGGAGCTGTCCCTCAGCGGCTCGCTCCCCGACAGCTTCAGCGACGTGCCCATGTCCTCGCCGACACAGTTCGCCCTGCAGCCGTCCCCGGCCCAGCTCAGCATGGAGGACGGGCTGGGGGGAGGCACCCAGGGCAGCGGAGGACAGAGGGCGGGGGAGAGCGGAGGTATGGACGGCCTGGAAGCTGAGAAAGATAAAATGCTGGTGGAAAAGCAGAAGGTGATCGAGGAGCTGACGTGGAAGCTGCACCAGGAGCAGAGACAG GTTGAAGAGCTGAAGATGCAGCTCCACAAGAGGAAACGCTGCTACGGAGCAACGCAGGACGCCGTCCCTCCTCCATCTCACCCCTCCATGCACCACCAGCAGACTCCAGCCATGATGGGTCAGCACTTCTTTGGGGTGACTATCAAGCAGGAGCCCATGTCCCTGTCCTCCAGCTGCCCTCTGTCCTCCCCCAAACAGCTCAAGAGCCCTGCTGGCAGCTGCATGGAGGACATGGGACACTGCAACGCCTCCGTCTCCAGCCTGGGGGGCGCCGGCGGGCCACAGTGCATGGACACAGCCCCTTCCTCCGGCAGCCCCTCCACCATGTCTGCTTTCCTCAGTCCACAGTGCTCCCCACAGGACTCCCCCAGCGGAAAGCCCTCCAGCAGCCCCCAGCCTTCGTCTCCTAACAACCCCTACCTGCTGTCTCCTCCGCTGGGAAGAGACGGCTGCGTCCACCCTCACACCTCGGCCAGCAACAGAGGGCGCAGCATGCAG ATCCAGCAGAAGAGCGGCAGCCAGCCGGTGAACTGCTCTTATCCTTCTGACCAGAGAGGCCTTCAGGGAGTCTTCCCCCCCCCAGCTGACTGTGGCCTCAACCACAGCAGCTCAGCCAAAGCTGAGAGCCAGAATATGCAGCCAAAG ATGTCAGTATTGCCCTCTCCTCGGCATGTTGGCCAAAAGAGCCAGGTCTCTCCCCCCGCCTTCAGTAGCTCAGATTCAGATGCATCAGACTTAAGACAGCCCCCATGCTATGAGGATGCAGTGAAGCAG CAACTGACCAGAAGTCAGCAGATGGATGAGCTGTTGGATGTGCTCATAGAGAGTGGAG AGATGCCCGCTAACgccagagaagagagggagaggtccTCTGTAACCAAAGTTGTGCCTCACATTACTGTGTCCCCAGGGTGTCCCGGCCTCCTCATCCCGAGGTTCCACCGTCACTATGAGCACCTGTACCCCACCCAGCCCCCCTACGACCACTCCGCCAATCACATCGCCGAGAGCCACCTGGAGACTCTGCTGGGAAGTCCCGTCGGGCGGGGAGGGGACGTGGCTCTTCTTAAAATGGCTCCCGAGGACGGGGGCCTGGAAGACGAAGGGAACCGAGACGGAGAAGGGTACGGCAGCCCCCACACCCACCACCGCCACCCTCACCACCCACCACAGGACAAACCTCTGACCGGCAGGGACCAGATGGACACCCCTCTGTCCCCCCTCAGCACCAAGGTGTCCACCTTCCCCGAGGTGCAGGGGATGGTCAGCATGACGTTCAGCGAGACGCCGTGGGAGACGATGGAGTGGCTGGACCTGATGCCGCCCAGCTCGGCCACGGCCTTCAGCGTGGCTCCGCCCAGCGGCCCCAGCATCTTCAACACCGAGTTCCTGGATGTCACAGACATTAACTTGAACTCTGCTATGGACCTCCACCTGGAGCACTGGTGA
- the myocd gene encoding myocardin isoform X8, whose product MTLLGSEHSILIRSKFRSVLQLRLQQRRTREQLADQGIMPLNHGKFPKQDDSYAFEEDSSSESLSPEQHHSDESQGSACPSSEAVGSAPSSSSSPALTSPRQGGANRDPPDQSQDEGLSGASNSQTTPPIPVPAIVKSKTSDKNRHKKPKDVKPKVKKLKYHQYIPPDQKAEKSPPPMDSAYARLLQQQQLFLQLQILSQQKHSHTHSQTQQSQQHTHTPQTQAQAQAQQRQPAFSYQPHPPAQIQKGSTDQISACSSSGPSSTANSNSSSPVKNTYPTQSNISPVKPGPLPANLDDLKVSELRQHLRIRGMPVSGTKTALIERLRPFKDSNTSSSPSGSSDITTVTFPVTPTGSLSSYQSPSSSSALSQGGYYPYPSTSSTPPISPASSELSLSGSLPDSFSDVPMSSPTQFALQPSPAQLSMEDGLGGGTQGSGGQRAGESGGMDGLEAEKDKMLVEKQKVIEELTWKLHQEQRQVEELKMQLHKRKRCYGATQDAVPPPSHPSMHHQQTPAMMGQHFFGVTIKQEPMSLSSSCPLSSPKQLKSPAGSCMEDMGHCNASVSSLGGAGGPQCMDTAPSSGSPSTMSAFLSPQCSPQDSPSGKPSSSPQPSSPNNPYLLSPPLGRDGCVHPHTSASNRGRSMQIQQKSGSQPVNCSYPSDQRGLQGVFPPPADCGLNHSSSAKAESQNMQPKMSVLPSPRHVGQKSQVSPPAFSSSDSDASDLRQPPCYEDAVKQQLTRSQQMDELLDVLIESGEMPANAREERERSSVTKVVPHITVSPGCPGLLIPRFHRHYEHLYPTQPPYDHSANHIAESHLETLLGSPVGRGGDVALLKMAPEDGGLEDEGNRDGEGYGSPHTHHRHPHHPPQDKPLTGRDQMDTPLSPLSTKVSTFPEVQGMVSMTFSETPWETMEWLDLMPPSSATAFSVAPPSGPSIFNTEFLDVTDINLNSAMDLHLEHW is encoded by the exons TCCTACAGTTAAGACTTCAGCAGAGGAGGACACGAGAACAGCTGGCAGACCAAGGCATCATGCCTC TAAACCATGGTAAGTTCCCTAAGCAGGATGACTCTTATGCGTTTGAGgaggacagcagcagtgagagtcTGTCTCCAGAGCAGCACCACAGTGACGAGTCACAGGGCTCAGCCTGTCCGTCCTCTGAGGCTGTGGGCAGCGCgccctcctcctcgtcctcgcCTGCTCTCACCAGCCCACGACAG GGGGGTGCAAACAGAGACCCACCTGATCAAAGCCAGGATGAAGGGCTGTCTGGTGCCAGCAACAGCCAGACCACTCCCCCTATACCTGTTCCTGCTATTGTCAAG TCCAAGACATCAGACAAGAACCGACACAAGAAACCCAAAGATGTGAAGCCCAAAGTGAAGAAGCTCAAGTACCACCAGTACATTCCTCCGGACCAGAAGGCGGAGAAGTCCCCTCCGCCCATGGACTCGGCCTACGCCCggctcctgcagcagcagcagctcttcctgcagctgcagatcCTCAGCCAGCAgaaacactctcacacacactcacagacgcAGCAGTcgcagcagcacacacacactccgcaGACGCAGGCCCAGGCCCAGGCTCAGCAGAGACAGCCCGCTTTCAGCTACCAGCCTCACCCACCGGCCCAGATCCAGAA AGGATCCACTGATCAGATATCAGCTTGTAGCTCCAGCGGTCCGTCCAGTACAGCCAACAGTAactcctcctctccagtcaAGAACACATATCCCACCCAAAGTAACATCTCACCGGTCAAACCTGGGCCCCTGCCAGCCAATCTAGATGACCTAAAG GTATCAGAGCTCAGGCAGCACCTGCGTATCCGTGGCATGCCTGTCTCAGGAACCAAGACCGCCCTCATCGAGCGACTCCGGCCCTTCAAGGACTCCAACACCAGCTCCTCGCCCTCAGGCTCCTCCGACATCACCACGGTGACCTTCCCCGTCACACCCACAGGATCCCTGTCCTCCTACCAGTCCCCGTCCTCCTCCAGCGCCCTGTCTCAGGGAGGCTACTACCCATACCCCAGCACCTCCTCAACTCCTCCCATCTCCCCGGCCTCCTCGGAGCTGTCCCTCAGCGGCTCGCTCCCCGACAGCTTCAGCGACGTGCCCATGTCCTCGCCGACACAGTTCGCCCTGCAGCCGTCCCCGGCCCAGCTCAGCATGGAGGACGGGCTGGGGGGAGGCACCCAGGGCAGCGGAGGACAGAGGGCGGGGGAGAGCGGAGGTATGGACGGCCTGGAAGCTGAGAAAGATAAAATGCTGGTGGAAAAGCAGAAGGTGATCGAGGAGCTGACGTGGAAGCTGCACCAGGAGCAGAGACAG GTTGAAGAGCTGAAGATGCAGCTCCACAAGAGGAAACGCTGCTACGGAGCAACGCAGGACGCCGTCCCTCCTCCATCTCACCCCTCCATGCACCACCAGCAGACTCCAGCCATGATGGGTCAGCACTTCTTTGGGGTGACTATCAAGCAGGAGCCCATGTCCCTGTCCTCCAGCTGCCCTCTGTCCTCCCCCAAACAGCTCAAGAGCCCTGCTGGCAGCTGCATGGAGGACATGGGACACTGCAACGCCTCCGTCTCCAGCCTGGGGGGCGCCGGCGGGCCACAGTGCATGGACACAGCCCCTTCCTCCGGCAGCCCCTCCACCATGTCTGCTTTCCTCAGTCCACAGTGCTCCCCACAGGACTCCCCCAGCGGAAAGCCCTCCAGCAGCCCCCAGCCTTCGTCTCCTAACAACCCCTACCTGCTGTCTCCTCCGCTGGGAAGAGACGGCTGCGTCCACCCTCACACCTCGGCCAGCAACAGAGGGCGCAGCATGCAG ATCCAGCAGAAGAGCGGCAGCCAGCCGGTGAACTGCTCTTATCCTTCTGACCAGAGAGGCCTTCAGGGAGTCTTCCCCCCCCCAGCTGACTGTGGCCTCAACCACAGCAGCTCAGCCAAAGCTGAGAGCCAGAATATGCAGCCAAAG ATGTCAGTATTGCCCTCTCCTCGGCATGTTGGCCAAAAGAGCCAGGTCTCTCCCCCCGCCTTCAGTAGCTCAGATTCAGATGCATCAGACTTAAGACAGCCCCCATGCTATGAGGATGCAGTGAAGCAG CAACTGACCAGAAGTCAGCAGATGGATGAGCTGTTGGATGTGCTCATAGAGAGTGGAG AGATGCCCGCTAACgccagagaagagagggagaggtccTCTGTAACCAAAGTTGTGCCTCACATTACTGTGTCCCCAGGGTGTCCCGGCCTCCTCATCCCGAGGTTCCACCGTCACTATGAGCACCTGTACCCCACCCAGCCCCCCTACGACCACTCCGCCAATCACATCGCCGAGAGCCACCTGGAGACTCTGCTGGGAAGTCCCGTCGGGCGGGGAGGGGACGTGGCTCTTCTTAAAATGGCTCCCGAGGACGGGGGCCTGGAAGACGAAGGGAACCGAGACGGAGAAGGGTACGGCAGCCCCCACACCCACCACCGCCACCCTCACCACCCACCACAGGACAAACCTCTGACCGGCAGGGACCAGATGGACACCCCTCTGTCCCCCCTCAGCACCAAGGTGTCCACCTTCCCCGAGGTGCAGGGGATGGTCAGCATGACGTTCAGCGAGACGCCGTGGGAGACGATGGAGTGGCTGGACCTGATGCCGCCCAGCTCGGCCACGGCCTTCAGCGTGGCTCCGCCCAGCGGCCCCAGCATCTTCAACACCGAGTTCCTGGATGTCACAGACATTAACTTGAACTCTGCTATGGACCTCCACCTGGAGCACTGGTGA
- the myocd gene encoding myocardin isoform X1, whose amino-acid sequence MNPVKCSEIHSNSSEDRQCPGHLRGASQGHGDTGESTERRNHLLKKQLPSAEGKNVLQLRLQQRRTREQLADQGIMPHPASDGSSLEAQLRLKRARLAEDLNEKLALRPGPLELVQKNIIPLDSADMTTVNHGKFPKQDDSYAFEEDSSSESLSPEQHHSDESQGSACPSSEAVGSAPSSSSSPALTSPRQGGANRDPPDQSQDEGLSGASNSQTTPPIPVPAIVKSKTSDKNRHKKPKDVKPKVKKLKYHQYIPPDQKAEKSPPPMDSAYARLLQQQQLFLQLQILSQQKHSHTHSQTQQSQQHTHTPQTQAQAQAQQRQPAFSYQPHPPAQIQKGSTDQISACSSSGPSSTANSNSSSPVKNTYPTQSNISPVKPGPLPANLDDLKVSELRQHLRIRGMPVSGTKTALIERLRPFKDSNTSSSPSGSSDITTVTFPVTPTGSLSSYQSPSSSSALSQGGYYPYPSTSSTPPISPASSELSLSGSLPDSFSDVPMSSPTQFALQPSPAQLSMEDGLGGGTQGSGGQRAGESGGMDGLEAEKDKMLVEKQKVIEELTWKLHQEQRQVEELKMQLHKRKRCYGATQDAVPPPSHPSMHHQQTPAMMGQHFFGVTIKQEPMSLSSSCPLSSPKQLKSPAGSCMEDMGHCNASVSSLGGAGGPQCMDTAPSSGSPSTMSAFLSPQCSPQDSPSGKPSSSPQPSSPNNPYLLSPPLGRDGCVHPHTSASNRGRSMQIQQKSGSQPVNCSYPSDQRGLQGVFPPPADCGLNHSSSAKAESQNMQPKMSVLPSPRHVGQKSQVSPPAFSSSDSDASDLRQPPCYEDAVKQQLTRSQQMDELLDVLIESGEMPANAREERERSSVTKVVPHITVSPGCPGLLIPRFHRHYEHLYPTQPPYDHSANHIAESHLETLLGSPVGRGGDVALLKMAPEDGGLEDEGNRDGEGYGSPHTHHRHPHHPPQDKPLTGRDQMDTPLSPLSTKVSTFPEVQGMVSMTFSETPWETMEWLDLMPPSSATAFSVAPPSGPSIFNTEFLDVTDINLNSAMDLHLEHW is encoded by the exons TCCTACAGTTAAGACTTCAGCAGAGGAGGACACGAGAACAGCTGGCAGACCAAGGCATCATGCCTC ACCCGGCCTCGGACGGCTCCTCTCTGGAGGCCCAGCTGAGGCTAAAGCGAGCCCGGCTTGCCGAGGACCTGAATGAGAAGCTGGCTCTCAGGCCGGGGCCCCTGGAGCTGGTCCAAAAGAATATCATTCCCCTAGACTCTGCCGACATGACGACAG TAAACCATGGTAAGTTCCCTAAGCAGGATGACTCTTATGCGTTTGAGgaggacagcagcagtgagagtcTGTCTCCAGAGCAGCACCACAGTGACGAGTCACAGGGCTCAGCCTGTCCGTCCTCTGAGGCTGTGGGCAGCGCgccctcctcctcgtcctcgcCTGCTCTCACCAGCCCACGACAG GGGGGTGCAAACAGAGACCCACCTGATCAAAGCCAGGATGAAGGGCTGTCTGGTGCCAGCAACAGCCAGACCACTCCCCCTATACCTGTTCCTGCTATTGTCAAG TCCAAGACATCAGACAAGAACCGACACAAGAAACCCAAAGATGTGAAGCCCAAAGTGAAGAAGCTCAAGTACCACCAGTACATTCCTCCGGACCAGAAGGCGGAGAAGTCCCCTCCGCCCATGGACTCGGCCTACGCCCggctcctgcagcagcagcagctcttcctgcagctgcagatcCTCAGCCAGCAgaaacactctcacacacactcacagacgcAGCAGTcgcagcagcacacacacactccgcaGACGCAGGCCCAGGCCCAGGCTCAGCAGAGACAGCCCGCTTTCAGCTACCAGCCTCACCCACCGGCCCAGATCCAGAA AGGATCCACTGATCAGATATCAGCTTGTAGCTCCAGCGGTCCGTCCAGTACAGCCAACAGTAactcctcctctccagtcaAGAACACATATCCCACCCAAAGTAACATCTCACCGGTCAAACCTGGGCCCCTGCCAGCCAATCTAGATGACCTAAAG GTATCAGAGCTCAGGCAGCACCTGCGTATCCGTGGCATGCCTGTCTCAGGAACCAAGACCGCCCTCATCGAGCGACTCCGGCCCTTCAAGGACTCCAACACCAGCTCCTCGCCCTCAGGCTCCTCCGACATCACCACGGTGACCTTCCCCGTCACACCCACAGGATCCCTGTCCTCCTACCAGTCCCCGTCCTCCTCCAGCGCCCTGTCTCAGGGAGGCTACTACCCATACCCCAGCACCTCCTCAACTCCTCCCATCTCCCCGGCCTCCTCGGAGCTGTCCCTCAGCGGCTCGCTCCCCGACAGCTTCAGCGACGTGCCCATGTCCTCGCCGACACAGTTCGCCCTGCAGCCGTCCCCGGCCCAGCTCAGCATGGAGGACGGGCTGGGGGGAGGCACCCAGGGCAGCGGAGGACAGAGGGCGGGGGAGAGCGGAGGTATGGACGGCCTGGAAGCTGAGAAAGATAAAATGCTGGTGGAAAAGCAGAAGGTGATCGAGGAGCTGACGTGGAAGCTGCACCAGGAGCAGAGACAG GTTGAAGAGCTGAAGATGCAGCTCCACAAGAGGAAACGCTGCTACGGAGCAACGCAGGACGCCGTCCCTCCTCCATCTCACCCCTCCATGCACCACCAGCAGACTCCAGCCATGATGGGTCAGCACTTCTTTGGGGTGACTATCAAGCAGGAGCCCATGTCCCTGTCCTCCAGCTGCCCTCTGTCCTCCCCCAAACAGCTCAAGAGCCCTGCTGGCAGCTGCATGGAGGACATGGGACACTGCAACGCCTCCGTCTCCAGCCTGGGGGGCGCCGGCGGGCCACAGTGCATGGACACAGCCCCTTCCTCCGGCAGCCCCTCCACCATGTCTGCTTTCCTCAGTCCACAGTGCTCCCCACAGGACTCCCCCAGCGGAAAGCCCTCCAGCAGCCCCCAGCCTTCGTCTCCTAACAACCCCTACCTGCTGTCTCCTCCGCTGGGAAGAGACGGCTGCGTCCACCCTCACACCTCGGCCAGCAACAGAGGGCGCAGCATGCAG ATCCAGCAGAAGAGCGGCAGCCAGCCGGTGAACTGCTCTTATCCTTCTGACCAGAGAGGCCTTCAGGGAGTCTTCCCCCCCCCAGCTGACTGTGGCCTCAACCACAGCAGCTCAGCCAAAGCTGAGAGCCAGAATATGCAGCCAAAG ATGTCAGTATTGCCCTCTCCTCGGCATGTTGGCCAAAAGAGCCAGGTCTCTCCCCCCGCCTTCAGTAGCTCAGATTCAGATGCATCAGACTTAAGACAGCCCCCATGCTATGAGGATGCAGTGAAGCAG CAACTGACCAGAAGTCAGCAGATGGATGAGCTGTTGGATGTGCTCATAGAGAGTGGAG AGATGCCCGCTAACgccagagaagagagggagaggtccTCTGTAACCAAAGTTGTGCCTCACATTACTGTGTCCCCAGGGTGTCCCGGCCTCCTCATCCCGAGGTTCCACCGTCACTATGAGCACCTGTACCCCACCCAGCCCCCCTACGACCACTCCGCCAATCACATCGCCGAGAGCCACCTGGAGACTCTGCTGGGAAGTCCCGTCGGGCGGGGAGGGGACGTGGCTCTTCTTAAAATGGCTCCCGAGGACGGGGGCCTGGAAGACGAAGGGAACCGAGACGGAGAAGGGTACGGCAGCCCCCACACCCACCACCGCCACCCTCACCACCCACCACAGGACAAACCTCTGACCGGCAGGGACCAGATGGACACCCCTCTGTCCCCCCTCAGCACCAAGGTGTCCACCTTCCCCGAGGTGCAGGGGATGGTCAGCATGACGTTCAGCGAGACGCCGTGGGAGACGATGGAGTGGCTGGACCTGATGCCGCCCAGCTCGGCCACGGCCTTCAGCGTGGCTCCGCCCAGCGGCCCCAGCATCTTCAACACCGAGTTCCTGGATGTCACAGACATTAACTTGAACTCTGCTATGGACCTCCACCTGGAGCACTGGTGA